A section of the Lagopus muta isolate bLagMut1 chromosome 17, bLagMut1 primary, whole genome shotgun sequence genome encodes:
- the GOLGA3 gene encoding golgin subfamily A member 3 isoform X1, producing the protein MESSSMQQDVLLDNRSSSGAPGTSQEHGDCNAKSALRVTGDEVNPTSVNLSEVPNEEGSLELNSKADACQNGPELLFPDSPISFDPTSSPQGQESSPGVPGFHDSLRKSQGTSAEGIALRKEALQSLKLSLPMQETELCSAEASLPLENEEQIRLQARRRLEEQLRQYRVKRHQERSNQSTSKSRPSSTLDPELMLNPEILPRASTVAMTKEYSFLRTSVPRGPKLGSLGLPASSKERKSSKSSKSTKIRSLADYRTEDSGSGSSAGNLVATDLPGGTLKQSRSGPASVVSEISLPFDTDDRIEDSSLAGDSVSEIDGSEVGMRLDGNESDSSTYSSVSGKGLYNNLPNSEGKQRIPYTINGQKIHPDAIGQFPSISEVLQAAAVEHQAQEQEFNGEIRSRRDSISSSVSMESSVAGTHDEMLQVLKEKMRLEGQLEALSVEANQALKEKAELQAQLAALNMKLQAQVEHSQSSQQKQESLSSEVATLKQSCWDLERAMADLQNTLEAKNASLASSNNDLQLAEEQYQRLMLKVEDMQKSVLTRDSTVHDLRQQLASLQNQLQKVQLERTTLTNKLKASETEITSLQNVRQWYQQQLVLAQEARVRLQSEMANIQAGQMTQAGVLEHLKLENVALSQQLTETQHRSIKEKERIAAQLQNIEADMLDQEAAFMQIQEAKTMVEEDLQRKLEEFEDEKEQLQKMADSAATLEQELDQVKLTLHQRDLQLESLQQEHLDLMKQFTVTQEMLHTKEQTLDDLQTQYDELKARLEEFQSDATSKDDMIQYLQNEKIVLEVALQTAKASQEQLDEGTKRLGEDTEVTSEILEQLRQEMAIKSSQVENLQQENGSLKKQVQKVKEQFLQQKVMVEAYRRDASSKDQLISELKATKKRLDAEMKELKRELLQIQVEKQSLESEHSKLQKEVTEVRQQMVEIENHLQSVQKERDEMETRLQSLQFDKEQMASLAEANQTLKLQVEQMQEEAKKAITEQKQKMKRLGSDLTSAQKEMKAKHKAYENAVSILSRRLQESLTAKESAEAELSKLKAQITDGGSNQIAQERIQALETELQAVRSSKLMLEKELQEVISLTSQELEEYREKVLELEDELQESRGFRRKIKRLEEINKKLALELEHERGKLTGLSQSNAALREHNNVLETALAKREADLVQLNLQVQAVLKRKEEEDQQMQQLIQALQASLEKEKSKVKDLKEQVAAAKADAAHNRRHYRAAALELNEVKKELHAKELLVQALQAEVDKLQVEDEKHSQEVSQFQQELAEARSQLQLLQRQLDEKLSEQPLVSQEVEDLKWEVEQKEREIETLKQQLDMSEQRSHKELEGMQVVLQNIKTELEMVREDLSVTQKDKFMLQAKVSELKNSMKSLLQQNQQLKMDLKHGKMKKRKGENNSSNPVTPVKIPDCPVPAALLEELLKPSTAVSKEPLKNLNSCLRQLKQEMDSLQRQMEEHTITVHESMSSWTQIEEQLMDFTSTGPAAASEHQERPALVEKKQNCDVSDKEALTL; encoded by the exons ATGGAATCCTCATCCATGCAGCAGGATGTTCTGTTGGacaacaggagcagcagtggggctcCTGGCACCTCTCAAGAACATGGGGATTGTAACGCCAAGTCAGCTTTGCGTGTTACAGGAGATGAAGTTAACC CCACCAGTGTTAACCTCAGCGAAGTGCCAAATGAAGAGGGAAGTCTGGAGCTAAACAGCAAAGCGGACGCCTGCCAGAATGGGCCAGAGTTGCTCTTCCCTGACTCTCCCATATCTTTTGATCCCACCAGCAGTCCTCAGGGTCAAGAGTCATCCCCAGGTGTGCCTGGTTTCCATGACAGCCTAAGGAAGTCTCAGGGAACTAGTGCTGAGGGCATAGCTCTTAGAAAAGAAGCTTTGCAGTCTCTCAAACTAAGCCTTCCCATGCAAGAAACAGAATTGT GCTCAGCAGAGGCTTCCCTCCCATTGGAGAATGAAGAACAAATACGACTTCAAGCAAGAAGACGGCTAGAAGAGCAGCTCAGACAGTACAGGGTGAAGAGACATCAGGAGAGA TCTAACCAGTCTACATCCAAGAGCCGGCCCTCCAGCACACTGGATCCTGAGCTGATGTTAAACCCAGAAATCTTACCAAGGGCTAGCACTGTAGCAATGACGAAGGAATACTCCTTTTTGCGGACCAGTGTCCCCAGGGGGCCGAAACTGGGAAGCCTGGGACTTCCAGCATcttcaaaagagagaaaaagttcaAAGTCTTCGAAGTCCACTAAGATCCGGTCCTTGGCTGACTACAGAACTGAAGATTCAGGCTCTGGGAGTTCTGCAGGGAATCTTGTGGCTACCGATTTACCTGGTGGGACtttgaagcaaagcagaagtggTCCAGCATCAGTTGTTTCTGAGATTAGTCTGCCTTTTGACACAGATGATCGAATAGAGGATTCCTCCTTAGCAGGAGATAGCGTTTCAGAGATTGATGGAAGTGAAGTGGGAATGAGGCTGGATGGAAATGAAAGCGACAGCTCTACCTACAGCAGCGTATCAGGAAAGGGGCTGTATAACAATTTACCAAATTCAGAAGGCAAACAGAGAATTCCATACACAATAAATGGTCAGAAGATACATCCTGATGCGATAGGACAATTTCCTTCCATCAGTGAAGTGCTACAGGCTGCAGCAGTGGAGCACCAAGCCCAAGAGCAAGAATTTAATGGGGAAATACGGAGCCGGAGAGACAGTATTTCTAGCAG TGTATCTATGGAAAGCTCTGTCGCAGGAACTCATGACGAAATGTTGCAGGTGCTAAAGGAGAAGATGAGACTTGAAGGACAACTAGAGGCACTTTCTGTAGAAGCTAATCAG GCTctgaaagagaaggctgagctgcaggccCAACTTGCAGCTTTGAACATGAAGCTTCAGGCGCAGGTGGAGCACAGCCAAAGCAGCCAACAGAAGCAGGAGTCACTGAGCTCCGAAGTGGCCACATTAAAGCAGTCTTGCTGGGACCTGGAACGAGCAATGGCTGACCTGCAAAACACCTTGGAAGCAAAGAACGCTAGTTTGGCTTCTTCAAATAATGATTTGCAGCTAGCAGAGGAGCAGTACCAAAGACTCATGCTGAAAGTTGAAGATATGCAAAAAAGTGTTCTCACCAGAGACAGCACAG ttCATGATCTGCGACAGCAGTTAGCTTCCTTACAGAACCAACTTCAGAAAGTGCAGCTGGAACGAACCACGCTGACCAATAAGCTGAAAGcatctgaaacagaaatcacTTCTCTCCAGAATGTGCGACAGTGgtaccagcagcagctggttcTTGCACAGGAGGCTCGAGTCAGGCTGCAGAGCGAGATGGCCAATATACAG GCTGGGCAAATGACCCAAGCAGGTGTGTTGGAACATCTCAAACTGGAGAATGTGGCATTGTCTCAGCAGTTGACTGAAACCCAGCACAGATCTATTAAAGAAAAGGAACGTattgcagcacagctgcagaatATTGAG GCTGACATGTTGGACCAAGAAGCTGCTTTCATGCAGATCCAAGAGGCTAAAACCATGGTGGAAGAAGACTTGCAGAGAAAACTAGAGGAGTTTGAGGATGAGAaagaacagcttcagaaaatggCTGACTCTGCAGCAACTTTGGAGCAAGAGCTGGATCAG GTCAAACTGACTTTGCATCAGAGAGATTTGCAGCTTGAATCTTTACAGCAAGAGCACCTAGATCTAATGAAACAATTCACCGTGACCCAAGAGATGTTGCATACCAAAGAACAGACCCTGGATGACCTGCAAACTCAGTATGATGAACTGAAGGCCAGATTAGAAGAGTTCCAAAGTGATGCTACTTCTAAAGATGACATGATACAGTATTTGCAAAATGAGAAGATTGTCTTGGAAgttgctctgcagacagcaaaaGCAAGCCAAGAGCAACTTGATGAAGGAACAAAACGCCTTGGAGAAGATACAGAAGTAACATCAGAAATCTTGGAACAGTTGAGACAAGAGATGGCAATTAAGTCAAGCCAG GTAGAAAATCTGCAACAGGAAAATGGCAGCCTTAAAAAACAGGTTCAAAAAGTGAAGGAACAGTTCCTACAGCAGAAG GTAATGGTGGAAGCTTATCGAAGAGATGCAAGTTCTAAGGACCAGCTGATTAGTGAACTGAAAGCTACGAAGAAGCGCCTGGACGCGGAAATGAAAGAGTTAAAACGAGAACTGCTACAAATTCAAGTAGAAAAGCAGTCACTGGAATCTGAACATTCAAAACTACAGAAGGAAGTGACTGAGGTTCGCCAGCAGATGGTGGAAATAGAGAATCATCTTCAGTCCGTGCAGAAAGAACGAGATGAAATGGAAACACGCCTACAG TCTCTGCAGTTTGATAAGGAGCAAATGGCATCTCTTGCTGAGGCAAATCAGACATTAAAACTGCAAGTAGAACAAATGcaagaagaagcaaagaa GGCCATTActgagcagaaacagaaaatgaagcgTCTAGGGTCAGATCTGACAAGTGCTCAGAAGgagatgaaagcaaagcataaaGCCTATGAGAATGCAGTCAGCATTCTGAGTCGGCGACTGCAGGAATCCCTCACTGCAAAGGAGtctgctgaagcagagctgagcaaGCTAAAAGCGCAAATCACTGATGGTGGAAGCAACCAGATTGCTCAA GAAAGGATTCAAGCCCTGGAGACAGAATTGCAAGCTGTTAGAAGCAGTAAGTTGATGCTGGAAAAAGAGTTGCAAGAAGTGATTTCACTTACCAGCCAAGAGCTTGAGGAATACAGAGAGAAAGTGCTGGAACTTGAGGATGAG CTTCAGGAGTCTCGAGGGTTCAGGAGGAAGATAAAACGTTTAGAAGAGATTAACAAGAAGTTGGCCCTTGAACTGGAACATGAACGTGGAAAACTCACAGGCCTTAGTCAGTCTAATGCTGCTTTGCGAGAGCACAACAATGTTCTAGAAACAGCGTTagcaaaaagagaagcagatttGGTCCAACTGAATCTACAG GTTCAGGCAGTCCTAAAGcggaaggaggaagaggaccAGCAAATGCAACAACTTATTCAAGCTTTACAGGCTtccttggagaaagaaaagtcGAAAGTTAAAGACCTTAAGGAGCAG gtAGCAGCAGCCAAAGCAGATGCAGCACACAACCGCCGTCattacagagctgctgcccttgAGCTCAATGAGGTCAAGAAAGAGCTACATGCCAAAGAACTGCTTGTCCAAGCCCTTCAGGCTGAAGTGGACAAACTGCA GGTAGAGGATGAGAAGCATTCCCAGGAAGTATCACAGTTTCAGCAAGAGCTGGCAGAAGCCAGATCTCAGCTCCAACTTCTGCAGAGACAGCTGGATGAAAAGCTGAGTGAGCAGCCTTTAGTAAGCCAAGAG GTGGAAGACCTCAAGTGGGAAgtagaacaaaaagaaagagaaattgaaaCACTTAAGCAGCAGTTGGATATGAGTGAGCAGCGCAGCCATAAGGAACTGGAAGGGATGCAAGTTGTCCTGCAG AATATCAAGACTGAGTTGGAAATGGTGAGAGAAGATCTGTCGGTGACTCAAAAGGATAAGTTTATGCTGCAGGCTAAAGTGAGTGAACTGAAGAACAGCATGaagtcactgctgcagcagaaccaGCAACTGAAGATGGACCTGAAGCATGGCAAGATGAAGAAG aggaaaggagagaacaATTCTTCAAATCCTGTGACTCCAGTCAAGATCCCAGATTGCCCAGTGCCTGCTGCCTTGCTGGAAGAACTGTTAAAACCATCGACAGCTGTGAGCAAGGAGCCTTTAAAAAATCTGAACAGCTGTCTGCGGCAATTGAA GCAAGAAATGGACAGTCTTCAGCGTCAGATGGAGGAACACACCATTACAGTGCATGAATCAATGTCTTCATGGACTCAGATTGAGGAGCAGCTAATGGACTTTACCTCCACtggtcctgcagctgcttcagagcATCAGGAGCGTCCTGCTTTGgttgaaaagaagcagaattgCGATGTTAGCGACAAGGAAGCTTTGACACTATAA
- the GOLGA3 gene encoding golgin subfamily A member 3 isoform X2 produces MESSSMQQDVLLDNRSSSGAPGTSQEHGDCNAKSALRVTGDEVNPTSVNLSEVPNEEGSLELNSKADACQNGPELLFPDSPISFDPTSSPQGQESSPGSAEASLPLENEEQIRLQARRRLEEQLRQYRVKRHQERSNQSTSKSRPSSTLDPELMLNPEILPRASTVAMTKEYSFLRTSVPRGPKLGSLGLPASSKERKSSKSSKSTKIRSLADYRTEDSGSGSSAGNLVATDLPGGTLKQSRSGPASVVSEISLPFDTDDRIEDSSLAGDSVSEIDGSEVGMRLDGNESDSSTYSSVSGKGLYNNLPNSEGKQRIPYTINGQKIHPDAIGQFPSISEVLQAAAVEHQAQEQEFNGEIRSRRDSISSSVSMESSVAGTHDEMLQVLKEKMRLEGQLEALSVEANQALKEKAELQAQLAALNMKLQAQVEHSQSSQQKQESLSSEVATLKQSCWDLERAMADLQNTLEAKNASLASSNNDLQLAEEQYQRLMLKVEDMQKSVLTRDSTVHDLRQQLASLQNQLQKVQLERTTLTNKLKASETEITSLQNVRQWYQQQLVLAQEARVRLQSEMANIQAGQMTQAGVLEHLKLENVALSQQLTETQHRSIKEKERIAAQLQNIEADMLDQEAAFMQIQEAKTMVEEDLQRKLEEFEDEKEQLQKMADSAATLEQELDQVKLTLHQRDLQLESLQQEHLDLMKQFTVTQEMLHTKEQTLDDLQTQYDELKARLEEFQSDATSKDDMIQYLQNEKIVLEVALQTAKASQEQLDEGTKRLGEDTEVTSEILEQLRQEMAIKSSQVENLQQENGSLKKQVQKVKEQFLQQKVMVEAYRRDASSKDQLISELKATKKRLDAEMKELKRELLQIQVEKQSLESEHSKLQKEVTEVRQQMVEIENHLQSVQKERDEMETRLQSLQFDKEQMASLAEANQTLKLQVEQMQEEAKKAITEQKQKMKRLGSDLTSAQKEMKAKHKAYENAVSILSRRLQESLTAKESAEAELSKLKAQITDGGSNQIAQERIQALETELQAVRSSKLMLEKELQEVISLTSQELEEYREKVLELEDELQESRGFRRKIKRLEEINKKLALELEHERGKLTGLSQSNAALREHNNVLETALAKREADLVQLNLQVQAVLKRKEEEDQQMQQLIQALQASLEKEKSKVKDLKEQVAAAKADAAHNRRHYRAAALELNEVKKELHAKELLVQALQAEVDKLQVEDEKHSQEVSQFQQELAEARSQLQLLQRQLDEKLSEQPLVSQEVEDLKWEVEQKEREIETLKQQLDMSEQRSHKELEGMQVVLQNIKTELEMVREDLSVTQKDKFMLQAKVSELKNSMKSLLQQNQQLKMDLKHGKMKKRKGENNSSNPVTPVKIPDCPVPAALLEELLKPSTAVSKEPLKNLNSCLRQLKQEMDSLQRQMEEHTITVHESMSSWTQIEEQLMDFTSTGPAAASEHQERPALVEKKQNCDVSDKEALTL; encoded by the exons ATGGAATCCTCATCCATGCAGCAGGATGTTCTGTTGGacaacaggagcagcagtggggctcCTGGCACCTCTCAAGAACATGGGGATTGTAACGCCAAGTCAGCTTTGCGTGTTACAGGAGATGAAGTTAACC CCACCAGTGTTAACCTCAGCGAAGTGCCAAATGAAGAGGGAAGTCTGGAGCTAAACAGCAAAGCGGACGCCTGCCAGAATGGGCCAGAGTTGCTCTTCCCTGACTCTCCCATATCTTTTGATCCCACCAGCAGTCCTCAGGGTCAAGAGTCATCCCCAG GCTCAGCAGAGGCTTCCCTCCCATTGGAGAATGAAGAACAAATACGACTTCAAGCAAGAAGACGGCTAGAAGAGCAGCTCAGACAGTACAGGGTGAAGAGACATCAGGAGAGA TCTAACCAGTCTACATCCAAGAGCCGGCCCTCCAGCACACTGGATCCTGAGCTGATGTTAAACCCAGAAATCTTACCAAGGGCTAGCACTGTAGCAATGACGAAGGAATACTCCTTTTTGCGGACCAGTGTCCCCAGGGGGCCGAAACTGGGAAGCCTGGGACTTCCAGCATcttcaaaagagagaaaaagttcaAAGTCTTCGAAGTCCACTAAGATCCGGTCCTTGGCTGACTACAGAACTGAAGATTCAGGCTCTGGGAGTTCTGCAGGGAATCTTGTGGCTACCGATTTACCTGGTGGGACtttgaagcaaagcagaagtggTCCAGCATCAGTTGTTTCTGAGATTAGTCTGCCTTTTGACACAGATGATCGAATAGAGGATTCCTCCTTAGCAGGAGATAGCGTTTCAGAGATTGATGGAAGTGAAGTGGGAATGAGGCTGGATGGAAATGAAAGCGACAGCTCTACCTACAGCAGCGTATCAGGAAAGGGGCTGTATAACAATTTACCAAATTCAGAAGGCAAACAGAGAATTCCATACACAATAAATGGTCAGAAGATACATCCTGATGCGATAGGACAATTTCCTTCCATCAGTGAAGTGCTACAGGCTGCAGCAGTGGAGCACCAAGCCCAAGAGCAAGAATTTAATGGGGAAATACGGAGCCGGAGAGACAGTATTTCTAGCAG TGTATCTATGGAAAGCTCTGTCGCAGGAACTCATGACGAAATGTTGCAGGTGCTAAAGGAGAAGATGAGACTTGAAGGACAACTAGAGGCACTTTCTGTAGAAGCTAATCAG GCTctgaaagagaaggctgagctgcaggccCAACTTGCAGCTTTGAACATGAAGCTTCAGGCGCAGGTGGAGCACAGCCAAAGCAGCCAACAGAAGCAGGAGTCACTGAGCTCCGAAGTGGCCACATTAAAGCAGTCTTGCTGGGACCTGGAACGAGCAATGGCTGACCTGCAAAACACCTTGGAAGCAAAGAACGCTAGTTTGGCTTCTTCAAATAATGATTTGCAGCTAGCAGAGGAGCAGTACCAAAGACTCATGCTGAAAGTTGAAGATATGCAAAAAAGTGTTCTCACCAGAGACAGCACAG ttCATGATCTGCGACAGCAGTTAGCTTCCTTACAGAACCAACTTCAGAAAGTGCAGCTGGAACGAACCACGCTGACCAATAAGCTGAAAGcatctgaaacagaaatcacTTCTCTCCAGAATGTGCGACAGTGgtaccagcagcagctggttcTTGCACAGGAGGCTCGAGTCAGGCTGCAGAGCGAGATGGCCAATATACAG GCTGGGCAAATGACCCAAGCAGGTGTGTTGGAACATCTCAAACTGGAGAATGTGGCATTGTCTCAGCAGTTGACTGAAACCCAGCACAGATCTATTAAAGAAAAGGAACGTattgcagcacagctgcagaatATTGAG GCTGACATGTTGGACCAAGAAGCTGCTTTCATGCAGATCCAAGAGGCTAAAACCATGGTGGAAGAAGACTTGCAGAGAAAACTAGAGGAGTTTGAGGATGAGAaagaacagcttcagaaaatggCTGACTCTGCAGCAACTTTGGAGCAAGAGCTGGATCAG GTCAAACTGACTTTGCATCAGAGAGATTTGCAGCTTGAATCTTTACAGCAAGAGCACCTAGATCTAATGAAACAATTCACCGTGACCCAAGAGATGTTGCATACCAAAGAACAGACCCTGGATGACCTGCAAACTCAGTATGATGAACTGAAGGCCAGATTAGAAGAGTTCCAAAGTGATGCTACTTCTAAAGATGACATGATACAGTATTTGCAAAATGAGAAGATTGTCTTGGAAgttgctctgcagacagcaaaaGCAAGCCAAGAGCAACTTGATGAAGGAACAAAACGCCTTGGAGAAGATACAGAAGTAACATCAGAAATCTTGGAACAGTTGAGACAAGAGATGGCAATTAAGTCAAGCCAG GTAGAAAATCTGCAACAGGAAAATGGCAGCCTTAAAAAACAGGTTCAAAAAGTGAAGGAACAGTTCCTACAGCAGAAG GTAATGGTGGAAGCTTATCGAAGAGATGCAAGTTCTAAGGACCAGCTGATTAGTGAACTGAAAGCTACGAAGAAGCGCCTGGACGCGGAAATGAAAGAGTTAAAACGAGAACTGCTACAAATTCAAGTAGAAAAGCAGTCACTGGAATCTGAACATTCAAAACTACAGAAGGAAGTGACTGAGGTTCGCCAGCAGATGGTGGAAATAGAGAATCATCTTCAGTCCGTGCAGAAAGAACGAGATGAAATGGAAACACGCCTACAG TCTCTGCAGTTTGATAAGGAGCAAATGGCATCTCTTGCTGAGGCAAATCAGACATTAAAACTGCAAGTAGAACAAATGcaagaagaagcaaagaa GGCCATTActgagcagaaacagaaaatgaagcgTCTAGGGTCAGATCTGACAAGTGCTCAGAAGgagatgaaagcaaagcataaaGCCTATGAGAATGCAGTCAGCATTCTGAGTCGGCGACTGCAGGAATCCCTCACTGCAAAGGAGtctgctgaagcagagctgagcaaGCTAAAAGCGCAAATCACTGATGGTGGAAGCAACCAGATTGCTCAA GAAAGGATTCAAGCCCTGGAGACAGAATTGCAAGCTGTTAGAAGCAGTAAGTTGATGCTGGAAAAAGAGTTGCAAGAAGTGATTTCACTTACCAGCCAAGAGCTTGAGGAATACAGAGAGAAAGTGCTGGAACTTGAGGATGAG CTTCAGGAGTCTCGAGGGTTCAGGAGGAAGATAAAACGTTTAGAAGAGATTAACAAGAAGTTGGCCCTTGAACTGGAACATGAACGTGGAAAACTCACAGGCCTTAGTCAGTCTAATGCTGCTTTGCGAGAGCACAACAATGTTCTAGAAACAGCGTTagcaaaaagagaagcagatttGGTCCAACTGAATCTACAG GTTCAGGCAGTCCTAAAGcggaaggaggaagaggaccAGCAAATGCAACAACTTATTCAAGCTTTACAGGCTtccttggagaaagaaaagtcGAAAGTTAAAGACCTTAAGGAGCAG gtAGCAGCAGCCAAAGCAGATGCAGCACACAACCGCCGTCattacagagctgctgcccttgAGCTCAATGAGGTCAAGAAAGAGCTACATGCCAAAGAACTGCTTGTCCAAGCCCTTCAGGCTGAAGTGGACAAACTGCA GGTAGAGGATGAGAAGCATTCCCAGGAAGTATCACAGTTTCAGCAAGAGCTGGCAGAAGCCAGATCTCAGCTCCAACTTCTGCAGAGACAGCTGGATGAAAAGCTGAGTGAGCAGCCTTTAGTAAGCCAAGAG GTGGAAGACCTCAAGTGGGAAgtagaacaaaaagaaagagaaattgaaaCACTTAAGCAGCAGTTGGATATGAGTGAGCAGCGCAGCCATAAGGAACTGGAAGGGATGCAAGTTGTCCTGCAG AATATCAAGACTGAGTTGGAAATGGTGAGAGAAGATCTGTCGGTGACTCAAAAGGATAAGTTTATGCTGCAGGCTAAAGTGAGTGAACTGAAGAACAGCATGaagtcactgctgcagcagaaccaGCAACTGAAGATGGACCTGAAGCATGGCAAGATGAAGAAG aggaaaggagagaacaATTCTTCAAATCCTGTGACTCCAGTCAAGATCCCAGATTGCCCAGTGCCTGCTGCCTTGCTGGAAGAACTGTTAAAACCATCGACAGCTGTGAGCAAGGAGCCTTTAAAAAATCTGAACAGCTGTCTGCGGCAATTGAA GCAAGAAATGGACAGTCTTCAGCGTCAGATGGAGGAACACACCATTACAGTGCATGAATCAATGTCTTCATGGACTCAGATTGAGGAGCAGCTAATGGACTTTACCTCCACtggtcctgcagctgcttcagagcATCAGGAGCGTCCTGCTTTGgttgaaaagaagcagaattgCGATGTTAGCGACAAGGAAGCTTTGACACTATAA